A section of the Streptomyces sp. V3I8 genome encodes:
- the treY gene encoding malto-oligosyltrehalose synthase — MTPAHPGPTATYRLQLQPEFPFGAAEQAVPYLAGLGISHLHLSPVLEAVPGSGHGYDVVDPARVREELGGEQGLRRLSATAREHGLGLVVDIVPNHMAMSPRHNRPLWEVLREGPDSPYARWFDIDWEAQGGRVLLPVLGGPMGAEADSLVVDGGVLRYHDHAFPLRAGTEGLPLPELLDAQWYRLAWWRLARTELNYRRFFSISELIGVRVEDPEVFDATHAKILQLLDEGVVDGLRIDHPDGLADPDAYLRRLNGATGGRWTVVEKILADGEPLPAAWPVAGTTGYDALRHVDGVLTDPAGSGELLGQYLRFAAPQADRGGDWEATVRRAAYKVVHHELAAEVDRLTREADRLCRTSADPVLRDCAPWALRTALCELLVRLEVYRPYTSQDAASVVTEEAAREARRAFTVPEEARAVDLVRDLVLGRLGEGPGYAAFRARFAQLASALRAKSVEDTAFYRYVPLLSATEVGGEPGAPAVCPRDFHAYCARVQRDWPATGTVLSTHDTKRSADVRAAISVLTQVPERWADLLADVTGLTAAEGVGAPDPQLAWAAWQTAVGLGPAAGERLRDALLKHVREAGLATSWTEQDAAYEEAVAAFLKAGPCGAPGQRVAAFRRSLEPYVRANVLGAALVHLTMPGVPDLYQGTESEYRALVDPDNRRPAPFPPKDPDALSAEKAALTTAALRLRRRRPEVFGGAATYEPLAARGPGAAHCLAFTRSGEVLTAVTRLPVRLEEEGGWRGTELPLPAGRWADLLTPGREFTGHARAEEVFGRLPVALLERVGDDAAPRG; from the coding sequence GTCGTGGACCCGGCGCGCGTACGGGAGGAGCTCGGCGGCGAACAGGGCCTGCGGAGGCTCTCCGCCACCGCCCGCGAGCACGGCCTCGGCCTCGTCGTGGACATCGTGCCGAACCACATGGCCATGTCCCCCCGCCACAACCGCCCCCTGTGGGAGGTGCTGCGCGAGGGCCCCGACTCCCCGTACGCGCGCTGGTTCGACATCGACTGGGAGGCCCAGGGCGGCCGCGTCCTGCTGCCCGTGCTCGGAGGGCCGATGGGCGCCGAGGCGGACTCCCTCGTGGTCGACGGGGGCGTCCTGCGCTACCACGACCACGCGTTCCCGCTGCGGGCCGGCACCGAGGGGCTGCCGCTGCCCGAGCTGCTGGACGCCCAGTGGTACCGCCTGGCGTGGTGGCGCCTGGCCCGCACCGAGCTCAACTACCGCCGGTTCTTCAGCATCTCGGAGCTCATCGGGGTGCGCGTCGAGGACCCGGAGGTCTTCGACGCGACCCACGCCAAGATCCTCCAGCTGCTGGACGAGGGGGTCGTCGACGGGCTGCGCATCGACCACCCGGACGGCCTGGCCGACCCGGACGCGTATCTGCGCCGGCTGAACGGGGCGACCGGCGGACGCTGGACCGTGGTCGAGAAGATCCTCGCGGACGGCGAGCCGCTGCCGGCCGCCTGGCCGGTCGCCGGCACCACCGGCTACGACGCGCTGCGGCACGTGGACGGTGTCCTCACGGACCCGGCGGGCTCCGGGGAGCTCCTCGGTCAGTACCTGCGGTTCGCGGCCCCCCAGGCCGACCGCGGGGGCGACTGGGAGGCGACCGTGCGGCGGGCCGCGTACAAGGTGGTCCACCACGAGCTGGCCGCCGAGGTCGACCGGCTCACCCGCGAGGCGGACCGGCTGTGCCGCACGTCGGCCGATCCGGTGCTGCGCGACTGCGCCCCCTGGGCCCTGCGCACCGCGCTGTGCGAACTCCTCGTACGCCTGGAGGTCTACCGGCCCTACACCTCCCAGGACGCCGCGTCGGTCGTCACCGAGGAGGCCGCCCGGGAGGCGAGGCGGGCCTTCACGGTCCCCGAGGAGGCGCGGGCCGTCGACCTCGTACGGGACCTGGTGCTGGGGCGCCTCGGGGAGGGTCCCGGGTACGCGGCCTTCCGGGCCCGGTTCGCCCAGCTCGCCTCCGCGCTGCGGGCCAAGTCCGTGGAGGACACGGCGTTCTACCGGTACGTACCGCTGCTGTCGGCGACCGAGGTGGGCGGCGAACCGGGGGCGCCCGCGGTGTGCCCGCGGGACTTCCACGCGTACTGCGCGCGCGTGCAGCGCGACTGGCCCGCCACCGGCACCGTGCTGTCCACGCACGACACGAAGCGCAGCGCCGACGTACGGGCCGCGATCTCCGTGCTCACCCAGGTGCCCGAGCGGTGGGCGGACCTCCTCGCCGACGTGACCGGGCTGACGGCCGCCGAGGGCGTGGGCGCGCCGGACCCGCAGCTGGCCTGGGCGGCCTGGCAGACCGCCGTCGGACTCGGCCCCGCGGCCGGGGAACGGCTCCGGGACGCGCTCCTGAAGCACGTCAGGGAGGCGGGCCTCGCCACGTCGTGGACCGAGCAGGATGCCGCGTACGAGGAAGCGGTGGCCGCGTTCCTGAAGGCGGGGCCGTGCGGGGCACCGGGACAGCGGGTCGCCGCGTTCAGGCGGTCGCTGGAGCCGTACGTGCGGGCGAACGTCCTCGGCGCCGCGCTGGTGCACCTGACGATGCCGGGCGTGCCGGACCTCTACCAGGGCACGGAGTCCGAGTACCGGGCTCTGGTGGACCCGGACAACCGGCGGCCCGCGCCCTTCCCGCCGAAGGACCCGGACGCCCTGTCCGCCGAGAAGGCCGCGCTGACGACGGCGGCCCTGCGGCTGCGACGGCGGCGCCCCGAGGTCTTCGGCGGGGCCGCCACGTACGAGCCGCTGGCCGCCCGGGGCCCGGGGGCGGCGCACTGTCTCGCCTTCACGCGCTCCGGTGAGGTGCTCACGGCCGTCACGCGGCTGCCGGTGCGTCTGGAGGAGGAGGGCGGCTGGCGCGGCACGGAGCTGCCGCTGCCCGCGGGGCGGTGGGCCGATCTGCTCACGCCCGGACGGGAGTTCACCGGGCACGCGCGCGCGGAGGAAGTTTTCGGACGGTTGCCGGTGGCGCTGCTGGAGCGGGTGGGGGACGACGCCGCGCCGCGCGGCTGA
- a CDS encoding M14 family zinc carboxypeptidase codes for MSLLPELRYPNVTELVRCARALTAHRPGLCSLRQVGVSRAGRPLHLLSVGHGGRAVLVVAGAHANEPTGGATLLALARRVLRERPLRDGTSWHFLLCADPDGAGLHVTPAPRTLLDYHLGFFRPAGPEQPEWSPAVLPPDRLPPETLALLRVIDELRPYLQVSLHATDLGGSWVQLTRDVPGLAEPFAKSAAELNIPVETGASDAAGWPASGPGVHVMPGTGTRPAYPSMPDDARLSTWYHAHRYGGLTAVVEVPMWASDLVDDPAPHPAPAAAMGRLARRLRRDARQVEEVLAEALPRLPGPPGPLLRATRWALELVPGLAGDWDRPPPPDATMAYVGSVDAFGRRLPLRAAAMLLRVLREAGDPAAPRLEHLVVSWSDAFAERFRARWVPLEHQVEHQSRTVVTAARHARGGAA; via the coding sequence GTGAGTCTCCTGCCGGAGCTGCGCTACCCCAATGTCACCGAACTCGTCCGCTGCGCCCGGGCCCTGACGGCCCACCGGCCCGGGCTGTGCTCTCTGCGGCAGGTCGGCGTCTCGCGCGCCGGCCGGCCCCTGCACCTGCTGTCCGTGGGCCACGGCGGACGGGCGGTGCTGGTCGTGGCGGGCGCCCACGCCAACGAGCCCACCGGCGGCGCGACCCTGCTGGCGCTGGCCCGGCGGGTGCTGCGCGAGCGGCCGCTGCGGGACGGCACCTCCTGGCACTTCCTGCTCTGCGCGGACCCGGACGGCGCCGGCCTCCACGTGACGCCGGCGCCGCGCACCCTGCTCGACTACCACCTCGGCTTCTTCCGCCCCGCCGGGCCCGAGCAGCCCGAGTGGTCGCCCGCCGTGCTGCCGCCCGACCGGCTGCCGCCCGAGACCCTCGCCCTCCTGCGGGTCATCGACGAGCTGCGCCCCTACCTCCAGGTGAGCCTGCACGCCACCGACCTGGGCGGCAGCTGGGTGCAGCTCACCAGGGACGTGCCCGGACTCGCCGAGCCGTTCGCGAAGTCGGCGGCGGAACTGAACATCCCGGTCGAGACGGGTGCCTCGGACGCCGCGGGCTGGCCCGCCTCCGGACCCGGCGTGCACGTGATGCCGGGGACCGGCACGCGGCCGGCGTACCCGAGCATGCCGGACGACGCCCGGCTGAGCACCTGGTACCACGCCCACCGGTACGGCGGCCTGACCGCGGTCGTCGAGGTGCCGATGTGGGCGAGCGACCTGGTGGACGACCCCGCGCCGCATCCCGCGCCGGCGGCGGCGATGGGCCGGCTGGCCCGCCGGCTCCGCCGGGACGCGCGGCAGGTCGAGGAGGTCCTCGCCGAGGCGCTGCCGCGGCTGCCCGGACCGCCCGGGCCGCTGCTGCGCGCCACCCGGTGGGCGCTGGAGCTGGTCCCCGGACTGGCCGGCGACTGGGACCGGCCGCCGCCCCCGGACGCCACGATGGCGTACGTGGGCAGCGTGGACGCGTTCGGCCGCCGGCTCCCGCTGCGGGCCGCGGCGATGCTCCTGCGGGTGCTGCGGGAGGCCGGCGACCCGGCCGCGCCCCGCCTGGAGCACCTGGTCGTGTCCTGGAGCGACGCCTTCGCGGAACGCTTCCGGGCCCGCTGGGTGCCGCTGGAGCACCAGGTCGAGCACCAGAGCCGCACCGTGGTGACAGCGGCACGGCACGCCCGGGGCGGGGCCGCGTAG
- a CDS encoding SSI family serine proteinase inhibitor, translated as MKATTNHRKVTAALRACLPAVCALLMAGPVPARAAALPDSPAGDWLYVTLTRGDARSGDTRGALLLCDPPQGHPQAARACGELRAARGEVGRIPLRDAFCPMVHAPVTASARGAWGGRPVTYEETFANSCVLAARTGAVFALPR; from the coding sequence ATGAAGGCAACGACGAACCACCGGAAAGTCACCGCGGCGCTACGGGCCTGTCTGCCGGCGGTCTGCGCACTCCTCATGGCGGGACCGGTGCCGGCCCGGGCGGCGGCGCTCCCGGACTCCCCCGCGGGCGACTGGCTCTACGTGACGCTCACCCGCGGCGACGCGCGTTCCGGCGACACCAGGGGCGCGCTGCTGCTCTGCGATCCGCCCCAGGGCCATCCGCAGGCGGCCCGCGCCTGCGGGGAACTGCGTGCCGCGCGCGGCGAGGTCGGCCGGATCCCGCTCCGGGACGCCTTCTGCCCGATGGTCCACGCACCGGTCACCGCCTCCGCACGCGGTGCGTGGGGCGGCCGGCCGGTCACGTACGAGGAGACGTTCGCCAACTCCTGCGTGCTGGCGGCACGGACGGGGGCGGTGTTCGCGCTGCCCCGGTGA